The following nucleotide sequence is from Thermostaphylospora chromogena.
CCGTGCTGTGCACCCAGCTGCCCGGCGGCGTGCCGGAGGACGACTTCATCGAGCTGCTGGTGGAGCGGGGCGTCAGCGGCATCGTCTTCGTCTCCGGCCTGCACGCCGACACCACCGCCCGCGTGGACCGCTACACCAGGCTCACCGAACGCGGCCTGCCGATCGTGTTGGTGGACGGCTACGCCTCGGACATCGGCGCGCCGTTCATCTCGCCTGATGATCGTACGGCGGCGCGGTTGGCGGTGCAGCATCTGGTCGATCTGGGGCATGAGCGGATCGGTCTGGCGGTGGGGCCGCGGCGGTTCGTTCCGGTGATCCGTAAGATCGAGGGGTATCGGCAGGCGATGGCTCAGCTCCTGGGGGTGACGGAGGTCGAGGAGCTGATCTCTCATTCGCTGTTCAGCGTCGAGGGTGGGCAGGCGGCTGCGGCGATCTTGCTGGAGCGGGGGTGCACCGGCATCGTGTGCGCCAGTGATCTGATGGCGTTGGGGGCGATCCGTGCCTGCCGGGGGCGGGGGTTGTCGGTGCCGGGTGATGTCTCGGTGGTGGGGTTCGACGACTCCCCGCTGATCGCGTTCACCGATCCGCCGCTGACCACCGTGCGCAAGCCGATCGGCCCGATGGCCGCGGCCGCGGTGGAGACCCTGGTGGAGGCGATCAACGGGGCTCCGATGCGCCATTTCGAGCTGGTCTTCCAGCCCGAGCTCATCGTGCGCGGCTCCACCGGCTCCGGCCCGCTCGTCAGCCGCTGACCGCGGCCCTGTCGGCGATTCCGAAGACCTCAGGCACGGGGAAGGGGGCGGTACTCCGTCCGACCGCCCCGGCCCGCGGGGCGCCCACCGCCGGGGCCCCGTGGACGCCGGGTGAGGCGCCCACGGGACCGTCGTCCGCGACCGGCAGACCCTGGTTCGCTACGCCGGTCGCAACCGCCGGCCGGCCGAGAGGGAGGACAGGCCGGACCGGCGGCGTCGGACACCTCACCGTAGCGCGGCGGCTTCGGCGGCGAGCTTCTCGATGCGAGCGTAGTCGCCCGAGGCGAGCGCGTCGGCGGGCGTGAGCCACGTGCCGCCCACGCAGCCGACGTTCGGCAGCGCCAGGTAGTCGGGCGCGGTCTCGGGGCGGATCCCCCCGGTGGGGCAGAAGCGCACCTCCGGCAGCGGCCCGGCCAGGGACTTCAGATAGGCGACGCCGCCCGCGGCCTCGGCGGGGAAGAACTTCATCTCGGTGATGCCGCGCTCGGCGAGCGCCATCACCTCGGAGGCGGTCGCCGCACCGGGCAGGCAGGGCAGCCCGCAGGCGCCCAGCGCCTCGGCGAGCAGCGGGGTGGTACCCGGGGTGACCAGGAAGGCGGCGCCCGCGGCGGCCGCCGCCTCGACGTCGGCCGGGGTGCGGACGGTGCCCGCGCCGACCACGGCCTGCGGCACCTCGGCGCGTATCCGGCCGATGGCCTCCAGCGCGCAGTCGGTGCGCAGGGTGACCTCGATCACCGGTAGCCCGCCCGAGACGAGGGCGCGGGCCGCCGGGACTGCGGTCTCCAGGTCCTGGATCACGACGACGGGGACCACGGGGGCGAGGTCGAGCAGGCTCATCGGTTCTCCATGTCTGTCCGCACCGTATTGTTACCTACGATGTGCCGGGTCAGCCACGCCGCGGCCCCCATCAGGGCCGGATAATCGGCCGTGATCACCTGCGTGGGGATGGCCGCGAGGTACTCGTGCAGCCGGGGTGTGGCCTCGAACCTGCGCCGGAAGTCGCTCGCCCGCAGGTGGTCGAGCATCCGCGGCAGGATGCCGCCGCCGAGGTAGATCCCGCCGCGGGCGCCGAGCGTCAGCGCCACGTTCCCGGCGAAGGCGCCCAGCAGCGCGCAGAACATGCCGACGGTCTCGGCGCAGCGTGCGTCCGTGACCGCGGCGGCGAGGATCTCCGCGGGCGGCGGCGGATCCGCGGGAGCGCCGTCGACCAGGGCCAGGCCGCGGTACAGACGGCTCAGCCCCGGACCGGACAGCAGGTGCTCGGCCACCACGTGCCGCAGGCCGTCCGCGCGCAGCGCACGCAGCACGGCCAGCTCACGCTCGGTGGTCGCCGGGGCCGTGACGTGCCCGCCCTCGGAGGGCACCGGCACCCAGCCCTCGGGCGCGGGTACCAATCCGGCCACGCCCAGACCGGTGCCCGGCCCCAGTACGGCCTTCACCTCCCGTACGCCCGTCGTCTTGTGCTCCGGTCCGCCGACCGGCGCCAGATCGCCCTCGCCCAGCCCCGGCAGGGCCAGGGCGAGGGCCTCGAAGTCGTTGAGCAGCAGGGCCGAGGGCAGGCCCAGATCGCGCACCGACCCCGTCCATCCGGCGTTGGTGAGGTGATAGCGGTCGCCGCTCACCGGGCCCGCGATCGCGAGGCACGCTGCACCCGGCCGAACTCCGCCCGCGTGATCCGCGAGATAGGCGGCTACGGCTTCGGGGAGGTCCTCGTGATCGGCGTCCCGTAGTACGGCGATCGCCTCGGGGGGTCCGCCCGGCCTGCGCACCAGGCCGAAGCGGGCGTTCGTGCCGCCGACATCGGCGACGAGCCAGGGGAGCGCGTACTCGCTCATCCGGTGGCGCCGTTGATCGCGAAGATGCCGGCGCCGCGTTCGGCGGGGCCGACGGCGGCGTG
It contains:
- a CDS encoding LacI family DNA-binding transcriptional regulator, whose amino-acid sequence is MNGTRLSDIAAQAGVSEATVSRVLNGRPGVSAATRQAVLTALDLMGYERPQRLRQRSNGLVGLVTPELDNPIFPAFAQAAEKALIQHGYTPVLCTQLPGGVPEDDFIELLVERGVSGIVFVSGLHADTTARVDRYTRLTERGLPIVLVDGYASDIGAPFISPDDRTAARLAVQHLVDLGHERIGLAVGPRRFVPVIRKIEGYRQAMAQLLGVTEVEELISHSLFSVEGGQAAAAILLERGCTGIVCASDLMALGAIRACRGRGLSVPGDVSVVGFDDSPLIAFTDPPLTTVRKPIGPMAAAAVETLVEAINGAPMRHFELVFQPELIVRGSTGSGPLVSR
- the eda gene encoding bifunctional 4-hydroxy-2-oxoglutarate aldolase/2-dehydro-3-deoxy-phosphogluconate aldolase, whose product is MSLLDLAPVVPVVVIQDLETAVPAARALVSGGLPVIEVTLRTDCALEAIGRIRAEVPQAVVGAGTVRTPADVEAAAAAGAAFLVTPGTTPLLAEALGACGLPCLPGAATASEVMALAERGITEMKFFPAEAAGGVAYLKSLAGPLPEVRFCPTGGIRPETAPDYLALPNVGCVGGTWLTPADALASGDYARIEKLAAEAAALR
- the glk gene encoding glucokinase; translation: MSEYALPWLVADVGGTNARFGLVRRPGGPPEAIAVLRDADHEDLPEAVAAYLADHAGGVRPGAACLAIAGPVSGDRYHLTNAGWTGSVRDLGLPSALLLNDFEALALALPGLGEGDLAPVGGPEHKTTGVREVKAVLGPGTGLGVAGLVPAPEGWVPVPSEGGHVTAPATTERELAVLRALRADGLRHVVAEHLLSGPGLSRLYRGLALVDGAPADPPPPAEILAAAVTDARCAETVGMFCALLGAFAGNVALTLGARGGIYLGGGILPRMLDHLRASDFRRRFEATPRLHEYLAAIPTQVITADYPALMGAAAWLTRHIVGNNTVRTDMENR